One window of the Crassaminicella thermophila genome contains the following:
- a CDS encoding monovalent cation/H+ antiporter subunit D family protein — translation MNIVILIPIILPFLFAIIGTKVLFKGEKIRNFYIITGVIINLISVIGILLIDGGMELHLLKINPFIDIYFRIDKLGILFALLASILWIFTTFYSLVYMDHEGNQERFFTFFILTLGVTIGIAFSGNLFTLYIFYELLTLATFPLVIHAGSKEALYSGRKYLIYSFGGATLALLGMILLFSMSNNLSFVEHGVLGISHIDNPNLLRIVYMVMFLGFGVKAAIVPFHSWLPAAMVAPTPVSSLLHAVAVVKSGIFALVRVCYFIFGSEVIKQINGNEYISILVFLTILLGSLLALHQDNLKKRLAYSTVSQLGYIVLGIILLNEDALVGGLLHLVNHAVIKITLFFCVGAIYFMTHKKNIDEIKGIGKQMPVTMWCFGIASISLIGIPPANGFVSKWYLALGGLSENKIIFPIILLVSAFLTAGYLLPIVVTAFFHKEEKKDFKNLDPPPKMLIPIVLLTGIVIFLGLFPNVILHYIQSIVRNIV, via the coding sequence ATGAACATAGTTATACTTATTCCTATTATACTTCCTTTTCTATTTGCCATAATAGGAACAAAAGTTTTATTTAAAGGTGAAAAAATAAGAAACTTTTATATTATTACAGGAGTAATAATAAACCTGATTTCAGTTATTGGGATTCTCCTAATAGATGGGGGAATGGAGCTTCATCTGTTAAAGATTAATCCATTTATAGATATATATTTTAGAATAGATAAACTTGGAATACTGTTTGCACTCCTTGCATCTATTCTATGGATATTTACTACATTCTACTCTTTGGTGTATATGGATCATGAAGGAAATCAAGAGCGATTTTTTACATTTTTTATATTAACCCTTGGTGTTACTATAGGAATTGCTTTTTCAGGAAATTTATTCACATTATATATTTTCTACGAATTGTTAACTTTGGCAACTTTTCCGTTGGTTATTCATGCAGGAAGCAAAGAAGCTCTCTATAGTGGAAGAAAATATTTAATTTATTCCTTCGGTGGCGCAACATTGGCACTTTTGGGTATGATTTTATTATTTAGTATGAGTAATAACTTAAGCTTTGTTGAGCATGGGGTACTTGGTATTTCCCATATAGATAATCCAAATTTATTACGAATTGTTTATATGGTTATGTTTTTAGGGTTTGGAGTAAAAGCTGCAATTGTACCTTTTCATTCTTGGTTGCCAGCTGCTATGGTAGCACCTACTCCTGTAAGTTCGCTGCTTCATGCTGTAGCTGTTGTAAAATCAGGAATATTTGCATTGGTTCGGGTATGTTATTTTATCTTTGGTTCTGAGGTTATAAAACAAATTAATGGTAATGAGTATATTAGTATATTAGTTTTTTTGACTATCCTTTTAGGATCTTTATTGGCACTGCATCAGGATAATTTAAAGAAAAGGCTCGCTTATTCAACTGTAAGTCAGCTAGGATACATTGTATTAGGGATTATACTTCTTAACGAGGATGCTTTAGTAGGAGGATTACTGCATCTTGTTAATCATGCTGTCATAAAAATTACACTATTCTTTTGTGTAGGAGCTATCTATTTTATGACTCATAAGAAAAATATAGATGAAATTAAGGGTATAGGAAAACAAATGCCTGTAACAATGTGGTGTTTTGGGATTGCATCCATTTCTCTTATTGGGATACCACCTGCAAATGGATTTGTAAGCAAGTGGTATTTAGCTCTTGGGGGTCTTTCAGAGAATAAAATTATCTTTCCGATTATTTTGTTAGTAAGTGCTTTTCTTACAGCAGGATATTTATTGCCTATTGTTGTGACTGCTTTTTTTCACAAAGAAGAAAAGAAGGATTTTAAAAATTTAGACCCACCACCTAAAATGTTAATTCCTATTGTATTATTAACAGGTATTGTGATTTTCTTAGGATTATTTCCAAATGTGATACTGCATTATATACAGAGCATTGTTAGAAATATTGTTTAG
- a CDS encoding complex I subunit 5 family protein: MEGKITLLVILLLPAAAAIVGYMIGRKNEKNRDTLNIIITGVELLLVTSLYKEAMAGPIKLFIPDIMGTGMYLKLDAFRYIFVWISTFIWFLTTMYSTQYLIRYKNRNRYYAFFMLTLASTVGIFLSENILNLFTFFEIMSFTSYALVIHDEDKYALDAGKIYIGMAIGGGMVLLMGLFLLYEYTGVFNISELGVQIRQIGNIKYLISTLIIIGFGVKASIVPLHVWVPKVYPAAPTPASAILSGVLLKTGLFGIFITTENLMQGDLFISMVILILGLMNMFLGGFLALFQRNIKRILAYSGMSQAGYILVGIGLAGVLKEHKAVAVYGTLYHIINHALFKVLLFMGTGIIYMILHELSINVIRGFGKHKNMLKAVFLIGILAIMGMPGFNGFISKTLLHEAILEAYYMYHSIWWKVAEIVFTISSAVTGAYMLKIFVTVFMEKSEKYKGQYRDHIRKRALFPMIILSIAIVYIGINPDASLGIVAKGAEAFGIKGHIKVDFYTLPNIKASLFTIMIGICIYIGFVRMYLRKHDGNESFYINPSLNWFSLEKNVYAPALIITFRSSSAIFHVIDRGVVNFVHYINDRVKSISGMQIKRRRYRKIDAEELDFGKKSANYTEELSKEFHSLAELMDKMYRNMNSLKYAIFIVAAILAVILVELIF; this comes from the coding sequence TTGGAAGGAAAAATAACTTTATTAGTAATTTTACTTCTTCCTGCAGCAGCGGCTATTGTTGGCTATATGATAGGAAGGAAAAATGAAAAAAATAGGGATACATTAAATATAATTATAACAGGTGTAGAGCTTTTGCTTGTAACTTCTTTGTACAAAGAAGCTATGGCAGGGCCTATTAAGCTTTTTATACCAGATATTATGGGTACGGGTATGTATTTAAAGCTAGATGCTTTTCGATATATTTTTGTTTGGATTTCAACTTTCATATGGTTTTTAACAACAATGTACTCTACTCAATATTTAATAAGGTATAAAAATAGGAACCGGTATTATGCCTTTTTTATGCTTACTTTGGCGAGTACAGTGGGAATATTTTTATCAGAAAATATTTTAAATTTATTTACCTTTTTTGAAATTATGTCCTTTACGTCATATGCCTTAGTTATTCATGATGAAGATAAATATGCTTTAGATGCAGGGAAAATCTATATAGGTATGGCAATAGGCGGTGGGATGGTACTATTAATGGGACTGTTTTTACTGTATGAGTATACAGGAGTATTTAATATTAGTGAATTAGGAGTGCAAATTAGACAAATTGGAAATATTAAGTATTTGATAAGTACATTGATTATTATAGGGTTTGGTGTAAAAGCAAGTATTGTTCCTTTGCATGTATGGGTTCCAAAGGTTTATCCAGCAGCTCCAACTCCTGCGAGTGCCATTCTTTCTGGAGTACTCCTAAAAACCGGTTTGTTTGGAATATTTATAACAACAGAAAATTTAATGCAAGGGGACTTATTTATTTCTATGGTTATATTGATACTAGGACTTATGAATATGTTTCTAGGAGGATTTCTTGCATTGTTTCAAAGAAACATCAAAAGGATTTTAGCATACAGCGGTATGAGTCAGGCAGGGTATATATTGGTAGGAATAGGACTTGCAGGGGTATTAAAAGAACACAAGGCTGTAGCTGTGTATGGAACTTTGTATCATATTATCAACCATGCCTTATTTAAAGTTTTATTGTTCATGGGAACGGGAATCATTTATATGATTTTACATGAACTAAGTATTAATGTAATAAGAGGTTTTGGAAAGCATAAAAATATGCTCAAAGCCGTATTTTTAATAGGAATTTTGGCAATTATGGGTATGCCTGGTTTTAATGGATTTATTAGCAAAACTCTTTTGCATGAAGCCATACTTGAGGCATATTATATGTACCATAGTATATGGTGGAAGGTTGCAGAGATTGTATTTACTATAAGTAGTGCTGTTACAGGGGCTTATATGTTAAAGATTTTTGTAACTGTGTTTATGGAGAAAAGTGAAAAATATAAAGGGCAATACAGAGATCATATTCGAAAAAGAGCTTTATTTCCAATGATTATTTTAAGCATTGCTATTGTTTATATAGGGATTAATCCAGATGCTTCATTAGGGATTGTTGCAAAAGGGGCAGAAGCATTTGGTATAAAAGGACATATAAAAGTTGATTTTTATACCCTTCCTAATATAAAAGCTTCTCTTTTTACAATTATGATTGGTATATGTATATATATAGGATTTGTTAGAATGTATCTTAGAAAACACGATGGGAATGAAAGCTTCTATATAAATCCATCTTTAAACTGGTTTAGTCTTGAGAAAAATGTATATGCACCTGCTCTGATTATTACATTCAGGTCTAGTTCAGCAATTTTTCACGTGATTGACAGAGGAGTGGTAAATTTCGTTCATTATATAAATGATAGGGTAAAATCTATTAGTGGTATGCAAATAAAACGTCGTAGATATAGAAAGATCGATGCAGAAGAATTGGATTTTGGAAAAAAATCTGCTAATTATACTGAAGAGCTTAGTAAGGAATTTCATAGTTTAGCAGAGCTTATGGATAAAATGTATCGAAATATGAATAGCTTAAAGTATGCTATTTTTATTGTTGCAGCAATTCTTGCAGTAATATTGGTAGAACTAATTTTTTAG
- a CDS encoding proton-conducting transporter transmembrane domain-containing protein, which yields MIMGSVFAMRQKEIKRVIAYSSVAQMGYIFFGIGLGNKLGLIMAIFHIIGHAVTKSALFLSVGAMIEKTGKKELKALKGIGKEMPYTLGLFTMGSLSMVGIPILPGFISKWYLSLASIDAAKPLLIGAILISSLLNVAYYFPIVVNGYFGEENLKGKVYKSKEKPLKELIPLLVLIVGMIFVGVVSHETIEMIMKGLS from the coding sequence ATGATTATGGGTTCTGTTTTTGCTATGCGTCAAAAGGAAATAAAACGTGTCATTGCTTATTCTAGTGTAGCTCAGATGGGATATATATTTTTCGGTATAGGCTTAGGAAATAAGTTAGGACTTATTATGGCAATCTTTCATATCATAGGGCATGCAGTTACAAAATCAGCATTGTTTTTATCAGTAGGTGCTATGATTGAAAAGACAGGAAAGAAAGAACTAAAAGCATTAAAAGGAATTGGGAAGGAAATGCCATATACCTTAGGATTGTTTACAATGGGATCTTTGTCCATGGTAGGAATACCAATATTACCTGGGTTTATAAGCAAGTGGTATTTATCCCTTGCAAGTATAGATGCTGCAAAACCTTTATTGATCGGAGCTATATTGATAAGTAGTTTGTTAAATGTAGCCTATTATTTTCCTATAGTGGTGAATGGCTACTTTGGAGAGGAAAATCTAAAAGGAAAAGTTTACAAATCTAAGGAAAAACCTTTAAAAGAATTGATTCCTTTGCTTGTTTTAATTGTAGGAATGATTTTTGTAGGTGTTGTTTCTCATGAAACAATTGAAATGATTATGAAAGGACTTTCATAG